In Nocardia asteroides, a single genomic region encodes these proteins:
- a CDS encoding zinc-ribbon domain-containing protein — MFLLFGYGRKQKPIGPGATRTCPRCHNTTQWTRLREYTQLTIFFIPVLRWGRTQFESCGICGAAVAV, encoded by the coding sequence GTGTTTCTCCTCTTCGGCTACGGCCGCAAACAGAAGCCCATCGGCCCGGGCGCGACCCGGACCTGCCCGCGCTGCCACAACACCACGCAGTGGACCCGGCTGCGCGAGTACACACAGCTCACGATCTTCTTCATCCCGGTTCTGCGCTGGGGTCGCACCCAGTTCGAGTCCTGTGGAATCTGCGGTGCCGCCGTCGCCGTCTGA
- a CDS encoding DUF4291 domain-containing protein encodes MNHPLREIRADFDTESLVVYQAYNPEIAAAAVRAGRFGAGFKVERMTWIKPSFLWMMYRSGWATKPGQDRVLAIRITRAGFEWALRHSALSHYEPGMHACEQEWRDGLVALVRVQWDPERDLRSAPLPYRSLQVGLAGDAVRRYLDEWIVAVTDITDTVRTIREATNAAELLPVERSYPVPDDIAAALGMRSVA; translated from the coding sequence ATGAACCACCCGCTCCGCGAGATCAGGGCCGACTTCGACACCGAATCGCTCGTCGTCTACCAGGCCTACAACCCGGAGATCGCCGCGGCGGCGGTGCGCGCCGGCCGGTTCGGCGCCGGGTTCAAGGTGGAGCGGATGACCTGGATCAAGCCCTCGTTCCTGTGGATGATGTACCGCAGCGGCTGGGCGACCAAGCCCGGGCAGGATCGGGTGCTCGCCATAAGGATCACCCGCGCGGGATTCGAGTGGGCGCTGCGGCACAGCGCGCTGAGCCACTACGAGCCGGGGATGCATGCCTGCGAGCAGGAGTGGCGGGACGGCCTGGTCGCGCTGGTCCGCGTGCAGTGGGATCCCGAGCGGGACCTTCGCTCCGCTCCGCTGCCGTATCGATCGCTGCAGGTCGGGCTCGCGGGCGACGCGGTGCGGCGGTATCTCGACGAGTGGATCGTCGCCGTCACCGATATCACCGACACCGTGCGGACCATCCGCGAAGCCACGAACGCCGCCGAGCTGCTCCCGGTCGAGCGGAGCTACCCGGTGCCCGACGATATCGCCGCCGCGCTCGGTATGCGGAGCGTGGCGTAG